The Ectothiorhodospiraceae bacterium 2226 region ACCGCCAGTCGGTTGTGCTCCATTTGCTGCATCTCCAGCAGGCTATCCAGGCGACGCACCAAGGCTTGTAGCGCCCGTTCGTTCGGCGCGGGCGGCTGCCATAGGTTCAGCCTGTCGCGCTTCTCGTGACAGAAGCGCGCGATGAGCTTGGCGTCGCCCCGGTCGGTCTTGGAGCGGGCCAGCTCGCTCTTGGCATAGGCGGCGATGCGCGCCGGGTTGACCACGCTCAGGGGCACTTGGCGGTCGGCCAGGAACACCGCCAGCGCCTGGCCATACACGCCGGTGGCCTCCATGCAGACGTGCAGGTCGCTGAAGCCGTCCAGCCAACCTATCAGTGCCTCAAAGCCTTGTGGGGTGTTGGGAAAGGTCTTGGTCTTGTACTTGCCCTGGCGCAGAGCGGCCACGTCGAACTTACGCTTGGCGATATCGATACCGATGGCGGTCTTCATCTCTCCCCCTGACGAAAGCAACCTGATCATGGGGCTCGATCTGTCCCGTTCAGCCTTATCCATGCAGGCTCACACCCACGGGCGGGCCTAAGATACTGTACGTACTTGAGAACAGAAGAGGCGGCGGGGTGGGCTATCTACGTAACAGGCTGCCAGCCTAAGGGCGCAAACGTCCTGTCCCCGCCGCTGCCCGATGATCAGTCGGGAATTCTTCCACCGACCGGCGGAAGAATCTAGATATAAGGGCGCAATAAGCGCAGCGCATTGCGCCAGGGGCGTCCCGCCCCCCCCCGAGCGGCCCGAGGCGTCCCCAGCCCAACTGCTCGCCCGCAAGCCCCGCCCTCACGCGCCTGCGTCTGGCCCGTTCCGCGCGTTGCGCCGGTTGCGCATCAGCGGCGCCGGAAGGTCGACCGCCACGGCGGCGCGGCGCACGGTCTCCTGCAGCCGGGCGTGATGGGGCGACTTGTCGCACGCCGGGTCGGCCGCACGCGCCTCACCGGCGATGAGCTGGGCTTGGCAGCGGCAACCGCCGAAGCACGTGCCCCGCTCCTCGCAGGCCGCGCAAGGAGCCTGCATCCAGTCCTCGCCGCGAAAGGCGGCAAAGGCGGGCGAATCCCGCCAGATCCACTCGAGGGAATGCCGGCGCACGTTGGGCAGGTTGAGGCCCGGCAGCCCGGCGGCGGCGTGGCAGGGCAAGGCGGTGCCGTCGGGGGCGACGCCCAGGAACACCTGCCCCCAACCGTTCATGCATGGCTTGGGTCGCCCTTCAAAGTAGTCGGGCACCACGAAGTAGATGCGCATGCGCCGCCCGATGCGCGCGCGCACCTCCGCCACCACCGCCTCGGCCCGCGCCAGCTGCTCACGCGTGGGCAGGAGCCAGTGGCGGTTGCGATAGGCCCAGCCGTGGTATTGGGCATTGGCCAGTTCGACATAATCGGCGCCGAGTTCCAGCGCCAGCTCCAGGATTTCCCGCACCCGGTCGAGGTTGTGCCGGTGGAGGACGACGTTGAGCACCATGGGATAGCCCGCCGCCTTCACCGCGCGCGCGGTGGCGAGCTTGCCGGCGAAACTCGACGTACCCGCCAGGCGGTCGTTCAGTACCGGCTCGTCCGCCTGGAAGCTCACCTGCACGTGGTCGAGCCCCGCGGCCCGCAGTGCGGCGAGGCGCGCCGCGTCGAGCCCGAAACCCGAGGTTAGCAGGTTGGTGTAGTAGCCGAGCGCCCGCGCCGCCGCGACGATCTCCTCGAGGTCGCGGCGCACCAGGGGCTCGCCGCCGGACAACCCGAGTTGCGCGGCCCCGAGGCGCCGCGCCTCGCCCAGCACGCGGACCCATTCCGCCGTCGACAGCTCCGTGTCGCGCGCGGCGAGCGCCAGCGGGTTGGAGCAATACGGACATTGCAGCGGACAGCTATGCGTCAGCTCCGCGAGCAGCCACAGGGGCCGGGGCGCGGCGCGCGCGACGGGAGTCTTCATAGGACCGGCACAGCCGGCGGGCGGGCGGCGCCCCCGCCCGCCTTCCGACCGCCTCAGCGGACCTTCACGTAGAGGTTGATCTCGAAGCCGTAACGCAGGTTCTCGAACTTCGGTCTGGACCATCGCTTCATCACTAGGCTCCTCCGGTTGAATGAAAGCCGTTCGGGCGCCGGCGCGCCCGGACGTCCTGCATGCGTGTATCGAACGCTTGTATCAACAAGGCTGCAGCCAACCCTCCTCGACGGCTGCCGCCACGAGTTCCTGGACGTCGGGGGCGAGGCCGGTCTCCCCGTACGTCCGCTCCAGATCGTCGATGACGGCTGCAAGCGGGGTTTCTCCGTCGCAGCGGCGCACGGTCTCGGCCGCACTGTCATTCAATACCACCATGCCCTCAGGATAGAGGATCACCCAGGTCTGCTGGGCCTCCTCCCATTGCAGCCGGTGCCCCGGCGCGAGCCCATAGCGCGCCTGAGTCTCGACAGCGCTCATGTCCCCTCCGGAATGCCGGCGTAGGGCGGCATGTCGAGCACGTAGGCGAGATACAGGGCGTCGAGCAGGGACCACAGCACGTCGAGCTTGAGGTCGAGGGCGGCCAACACCCGGCGCTGGCGCTCGGCGCTGTCGGCCCACTCCAGGGTCAGCGCCAGCCCGTGGTCGAGGTCGCGGGCGGCCTCGCCGATGCGGCGCTGGAAATAGCCGAGCCCGGCCGGGTCGATCCAGGGATAGTCGCGCGGCCAGTTGTCGAGGCGCTGGCGGTGAATCTCGGGCGCGAACAGCTCGCTCAGGGACGCGGCCACGCCCTCGTGCCACTCGGCGTCGCGCACGAAGCGCACGTAGGCATCGACCGCGAAGCGCACGCCCGGCAGCACCCCCGCCATGGACCACAGGTCCTCGCGCTGCAGGCCGCAGGCCTCGCCGAGCCGCATCCAGGCCTCGATGCCGCCCGCGTCGCCGTCGCTACCGTCCTGGGCCAGGATGCGGTGCACCCAGCGGCGGCGGGTCTCACGGTCGGGGCAGTTGGCGAGCAGCGCGGCGTCCTTGCGCGGGATGTTGACCTGGTAGTAGAAGCGGTTGGCCACCCAGGCGCGGATCTGCTGCGGCGTGAGCTCGCCCGCCGCCATCATCCGGTGGTAGGGATGGTGGATGTGGTAGCGGCGGCCCCGCGCGCGCAGCGCCGCCTCGAATTCCTGTCTGGTCCTGGCCGCTTCCTGCATGCCGTCCCCTCTACAGATCGAGTTCCATCCCGTCGTAGGCGACCTCGATGCCCGCGGCCGCCAGCTGCCCCCGCTCGGGCCCGTCCTCCGCCAGCACGGGGTTGGTGTTGTTGATGTGGATCAGCACCTTGCGCGGCCCGTCCAGCCGCTCCAGGACCTCCAGCATGCCGCCAGGGCCGCTCTGCGGTAGGTGTCCCATGGCCGTTGCGCGGCGCGCGCCGACTCCGCGGCGCTCGAGCTCGTCGTCGCTCCAGCAGGTGCCGTCCACCAGCAGAGCCGACGCCCGGGCCATCTCGGCCTCCAGGCGCGCATCCACCTCGGCGAGCCCCGGCGCGTAGAACAGGCTGCGCCCGCTCGCCGCGTCGCGCACGCTCAGCGCGATGTTGTCCCCGGCGTGGGGGTCGTCGCGGTGCGGCGAGTAAGGCGGCGCCTTGCCCGCCACCGGGACGGCGGCGAACTCGAGTCCGTCCAGCCCCGGAATACGAAAGCCTGTGCCGTCGACCGCGAGCTCGTGCCAGCGCACCCCGCAGTAGTGCTCCAGCACCTTCAGGATCGGCAGCCCGGTGGTGAGGTCCTGGTGCACCGCCCGAGTGCACCACACGGCCAGCGGCCGGTCGTGCTCGCGCAGCATCAGCAGGCCGGCCGCGTGATCGATCTGGGCATCCACCAGCAGCACCGCGCGGATGCCGGTGTCGCGCCGCGCTGCGCCCGGCTGCAGGGCGGGCGTGGCCAGTATCTGGGCGCGGATGTCCGGCGAGGCATTCACCAGCAGCCAGCCGCGCCCGTCGCCGCTCACCGCGATGGACGACTGGGTGCGGGCGCGCGCCTGCAGCCGCCCCGCGCGCAGCCCGGCGCAGTTGTCGCAGTTGCAGTTCCACTGAGGGAAGCCGCCGCCCGCAGCCGAGCCCAGCACGCGCACCTTCAGCATGCCGTCACCGGGCCCGGGGCTCGGCGGCCTAGCGCGCTCACTGCTCCGGCTCCAGGCGCAGCAGTTCGCCCTCCTCCTCGTCGGTAAGCACGTAGATGTAGCCGTCGGGCCCTTGCGTGACGTAGCGCACGCGTTGCGCGATGGGCAGCGTCTCCTGGTCCTGCACCGCCTCGCCGTCGAAGACGATGCGCCGGATGTCCTGCCCCACCAGCCCGCCGGAGAACAGGTCACCGCGCCAATCGGGGAACTGATCGCCGGTGTACACCATCAGGCCGGACGGGGCGACCGCCGGCGTCCACACAGCCTTGGGAGCCACCCCACCCTCGAGGGTGCGGTGCGGGGTGAAGCGCTGCCCGGTCCGGTAGTCGGCACCGTAGGTGGCGAGCGGCCAGCCGTGGTTGGCGCCCTTCTGCACCAGGTTGAGTTCATCGCCGCCGAGCGGTCCGTGCTCGTTGACCCAGATGCGGTCGTTGTCGCGGTCGTAGGCGAGGCCCTGGATATTGCGATGGCCGTAGCTGAAGATCTCGGGGCGGGCGTCCTCGCGGCCGACGAAGGGGTTGTCCTCGGGCACGGAGCCGTCGTCGTTGAGCCGCAGCAGCTTACCGAGGTGGCTGTCCAGGCGCTGGGCGTGCTCCCGCGCAGGGGTGCCGTCGATCTCGAGCGGGGGGTTGCCGCCGTCGCCCACGCTCATCAGCAGCGTGCCGTCGGGCAGCCAGGCGAGGCGGGAGCCGAAATGCTGCGCCTGCTCCTTGTCGGGCTCGGCCTGGAACAGCACCTCTACGTCCTGCAGCCGATCGCCCTCGAGCACGCCGCGCGCCAGCGTGGTGCGGTTCCGGTCCGGGCTGCCGGAGGCGTAGGTGAGATAGACGTAGCGGTTCTCCTCGAAGTCGGGGTGCAGCACGATGTCGAGCAGACCGCCCTGGTTCTGCGCCAGCACCTCAGGGACGCCTTCGATGGGATCCTCCACCAGTTCGCCGTCCCGGACCAGACGCAAGCGGCCCGGGCGCTCGGTGACCAGGATGTCGCCATCGGGCAAAAAGGCCATGCTCCAGGGGTGCTCCAGCCCTTCCACCACTGTCTCCATGCGCCACCCTTCGGCCATGGGCACGTCGGCGGTCGGCTCCACCGGCTCCGGGGCCGCCGGGACGGCGGGCGCAGCCAACATCAGCGCGCCCGCCACCAGCAACGGCCGCGCGTCCTTCCAGGATGAATTGCTCATTGCGTTGCTCCCTCAACGAGATTTCGCCAACTGTAAGGGACGGGATGCGGCTGCGCGCCCGTCAGCGAAGCCCAAGGAATGACAAGACGACGACGAGCCCGACGCTATGGCATAGATGGCTGTCCCGTCCGCTGGATGACAACCGATGCGCGCGCAGAGGGTGACCCGAAGGCGTCACCGGCACGCAGTCGGGGCCGACCCGCGGAGTATGTTGAAGAATAAATCACGTTCGCCAAGAGTCCACCGTCGGGCGACGAACGGGGCGGCTCGCTAGCAGGCGGGAGCGCGTCCATACATCTCAACCATGCGACACATTGATGAGCTAGAGCTCGACGCGAATAGCGTCGCCGGGGTTCCTCAGCGGCTCCCGCTCGAGATAGGGGACCTCAGCGCGCGGCGCCCATCCTTAACGCCGGGCAGCCGCCAGTTGCTCGCACAACTCGGCGATGCCGTCGAGGAGTCGCGGCGTCGGCCGGTGCATGAGGTCGGGCGAGACCTGGAACAGGTTATCGGCGCGCACCGCGTGCAAGAACGGCCACCGCCGCCATTCGGCGAGCCAGCGCGGCGCCACGTCCCCCTCGCCGGCGCTGACGATGACCTGTGGATTGGCCGCCAGCACCGCTTCCAAGGAAACCTGCGGCGCGAGCGCTGCTTGGTCGGCGAACACGTTCTCGGCGCCGCAAAGCTTAAGAGCCTGGGTAATGATCTGGTCGCCCCCCACCGTCATCAGCGGGCGGTCCCACAACTGGTAGAAGACCCGCACGGGCGATGCGCCTGCGTAGCGCGCGCGCAGGCCCGCCAGACGCGCGTCGAACGCCTCGGCGGCCGCCATGCCGTCGACACCCCCCACCAGCACGCCGAGCGTACGCAGGGTGGCGGAGATATCGTCCAGCGCGCGCGGCTCGGTGAGGTACACGGGGATGCCGAGGCGTCGCAAGCGCGCGACCTGGTGCGCCGCGTTGCCGCTGGCCCAGCCCACCACCAGATCGGGCCGCAAGGCCGCGATGCGTTCCATATCCAGGCTGTCGTGGCGGCCGACTCGCGGAAGATCGCGCGCGGCGGGCGGCCAGTCGCTATGACTGACCGCCCCCACGATGCGCTCGCCCGCGCCGATCGCATAGAGCAACTCAGTGACGTGCGGCGCAAGGCTCACCACCCGCTGGGCGGGCGCGGGCAGTTGCAGCATGTGCCCGGTGGCGTCGGTAACGGGCGGTGGCCCCGCCTGCGCGGGCCCGAGCAGGCAGCCAGCCAGCAGCAGTGCCGCTGCGAGGCTGCGTAAGAAATGCAAGGGTGACGCCGTAGGCATAGCGGCCCATTCTAGCGCGGGCGAGCCGCACGAGCCGCACCCCGTCAGGGATGATCGAAGCGCTCGCCGTCGGCCCAGCGCGCGGTCTGGTTACCGTGCGCGGGAATGCCGCCGGCGCGCTTGAGCAGTCGGGCGAGGTGCATGAGGTTCCAACTCATGAAGGTGACGTTGCGCTGCGTGAAATCGTTCTGCGGCCCGCCGGACCCCTCATCGGCATAGGACGGGCCCGGCCCCGCCTCGCCCACCCAAGAGGCGTCGGCCTGCGGCGGCACCACGAACCCCAGGTGCTGCAGGCTGTACAGAATGTTCATGGCGCAGTGCTTGCCGCCGTCCTCGTTGCCCGTGATCACGCAACCGCCCACGCGCCCGTAGTAGATCGACTGGCCCTGATCGTTGAGCTCCGCGGAGCAGGCATAAAGTCGTTCCACGACGTTGGTGCACACGGAGGACTTCTCGCCCAGCCAGATCGGCGTGCCGAGCACCAGGATGTCGGCCGCCAACACCTTGCGCTGGATCGACGGCCAGTCGTCGCGCGGCCAGCCGTGCTGCGTCATATCGGGATAGACGCCGGGGGCAATGGTGTAGTCCACCGGCCGCAGCAGCTCCACCGCGACCTTGTTGCGCGCCATGACGGTGCGCGCCACGTCCATCAGTGCTTCGGTGTGCGAGAGCTCGCCGCTGCGTTTGAGCGTGCAGTTGAGGAACAA contains the following coding sequences:
- the pqqE gene encoding pyrroloquinoline quinone biosynthesis protein PqqE, with the protein product MKTPVARAAPRPLWLLAELTHSCPLQCPYCSNPLALAARDTELSTAEWVRVLGEARRLGAAQLGLSGGEPLVRRDLEEIVAAARALGYYTNLLTSGFGLDAARLAALRAAGLDHVQVSFQADEPVLNDRLAGTSSFAGKLATARAVKAAGYPMVLNVVLHRHNLDRVREILELALELGADYVELANAQYHGWAYRNRHWLLPTREQLARAEAVVAEVRARIGRRMRIYFVVPDYFEGRPKPCMNGWGQVFLGVAPDGTALPCHAAAGLPGLNLPNVRRHSLEWIWRDSPAFAAFRGEDWMQAPCAACEERGTCFGGCRCQAQLIAGEARAADPACDKSPHHARLQETVRRAAVAVDLPAPLMRNRRNARNGPDAGA
- the pqqA gene encoding pyrroloquinoline quinone precursor peptide PqqA; this encodes MQPSSTIWSGRTGRPASPPTSRNSWRQPSRRVGCSLVDTSVRYTHAGRPGAPAPERLSFNRRSLVMKRWSRPKFENLRYGFEINLYVKVR
- the pqqD gene encoding pyrroloquinoline quinone biosynthesis peptide chaperone PqqD, whose product is MSAVETQARYGLAPGHRLQWEEAQQTWVILYPEGMVVLNDSAAETVRRCDGETPLAAVIDDLERTYGETGLAPDVQELVAAAVEEGWLQPC
- the pqqC gene encoding pyrroloquinoline-quinone synthase PqqC, yielding MQEAARTRQEFEAALRARGRRYHIHHPYHRMMAAGELTPQQIRAWVANRFYYQVNIPRKDAALLANCPDRETRRRWVHRILAQDGSDGDAGGIEAWMRLGEACGLQREDLWSMAGVLPGVRFAVDAYVRFVRDAEWHEGVAASLSELFAPEIHRQRLDNWPRDYPWIDPAGLGYFQRRIGEAARDLDHGLALTLEWADSAERQRRVLAALDLKLDVLWSLLDALYLAYVLDMPPYAGIPEGT
- the pqqB gene encoding pyrroloquinoline quinone biosynthesis protein PqqB, which translates into the protein MKVRVLGSAAGGGFPQWNCNCDNCAGLRAGRLQARARTQSSIAVSGDGRGWLLVNASPDIRAQILATPALQPGAARRDTGIRAVLLVDAQIDHAAGLLMLREHDRPLAVWCTRAVHQDLTTGLPILKVLEHYCGVRWHELAVDGTGFRIPGLDGLEFAAVPVAGKAPPYSPHRDDPHAGDNIALSVRDAASGRSLFYAPGLAEVDARLEAEMARASALLVDGTCWSDDELERRGVGARRATAMGHLPQSGPGGMLEVLERLDGPRKVLIHINNTNPVLAEDGPERGQLAAAGIEVAYDGMELDL
- a CDS encoding PQQ-dependent sugar dehydrogenase is translated as MSNSSWKDARPLLVAGALMLAAPAVPAAPEPVEPTADVPMAEGWRMETVVEGLEHPWSMAFLPDGDILVTERPGRLRLVRDGELVEDPIEGVPEVLAQNQGGLLDIVLHPDFEENRYVYLTYASGSPDRNRTTLARGVLEGDRLQDVEVLFQAEPDKEQAQHFGSRLAWLPDGTLLMSVGDGGNPPLEIDGTPAREHAQRLDSHLGKLLRLNDDGSVPEDNPFVGREDARPEIFSYGHRNIQGLAYDRDNDRIWVNEHGPLGGDELNLVQKGANHGWPLATYGADYRTGQRFTPHRTLEGGVAPKAVWTPAVAPSGLMVYTGDQFPDWRGDLFSGGLVGQDIRRIVFDGEAVQDQETLPIAQRVRYVTQGPDGYIYVLTDEEEGELLRLEPEQ
- a CDS encoding cobalamin-binding protein, producing the protein MPTASPLHFLRSLAAALLLAGCLLGPAQAGPPPVTDATGHMLQLPAPAQRVVSLAPHVTELLYAIGAGERIVGAVSHSDWPPAARDLPRVGRHDSLDMERIAALRPDLVVGWASGNAAHQVARLRRLGIPVYLTEPRALDDISATLRTLGVLVGGVDGMAAAEAFDARLAGLRARYAGASPVRVFYQLWDRPLMTVGGDQIITQALKLCGAENVFADQAALAPQVSLEAVLAANPQVIVSAGEGDVAPRWLAEWRRWPFLHAVRADNLFQVSPDLMHRPTPRLLDGIAELCEQLAAARR
- a CDS encoding flavodoxin family protein, yielding MPREALTTEPLTALFLNCTLKRSGELSHTEALMDVARTVMARNKVAVELLRPVDYTIAPGVYPDMTQHGWPRDDWPSIQRKVLAADILVLGTPIWLGEKSSVCTNVVERLYACSAELNDQGQSIYYGRVGGCVITGNEDGGKHCAMNILYSLQHLGFVVPPQADASWVGEAGPGPSYADEGSGGPQNDFTQRNVTFMSWNLMHLARLLKRAGGIPAHGNQTARWADGERFDHP